One Paralichthys olivaceus isolate ysfri-2021 chromosome 21, ASM2471397v2, whole genome shotgun sequence genomic window carries:
- the map2k6 gene encoding dual specificity mitogen-activated protein kinase kinase 6 isoform X1 has protein sequence MVPPPVTRLTCTLFTINSARVDAQRVHASEGKRKPVLKLSKEVFEQPTPAAVPPRDLDSKACVTIGEKNFEVKADDLEQICELGRGAYGVVDKMRHVPSGLIMAVKRIRATVNTQEQKRLLMDLDISMRTVDCFYTVTFYGALFREGDVWICMELMDTSLDKFYKQVIEKGMNIPEDILGKIAVSIVKALEHLHSNLQVIHRDVKPSNVLINTQGQVKMCDFGISGYLVDSVAKTMDAGCKPYMAPERINPETNQKGYNVKSDIWSLGITMIELAILRFPYDSWGTPFQQLKQVVEEPSPQLPVDQFSPEFVDFTSQCLKKVSKERPTYTELMQHPFFTSHEAKETDVASFVKVILGD, from the exons atggtGCCTCCACCAGTCACAAGATTGACGTGCACGCTCTTTACGATCAACTCTGCACGAGTTGATGCACAGCGCGTGCACGCCTCTGAAG gaAAGAGGAAGCCGGTGCTCAAGCTCTCCAAGGAGGTGTTTGAGCAGCCTACTCCTGCTGCAGT acctCCCAGAGATTTGGATTCCAAAGCTTGTGTAACTATCGGAGAGAAG AACTTCGAGGTGAAGGCGGATGACCTGGAGCAGATCTGCGAGCTCGGCCGAGGAGCGTACGGCGTGGTGGACAAGATGAGGCACGTGCCCAGTGGCCTGATCATGGCGGTCAAG AGGATTCGTGCCACAGTGAACACTCAGGAGCAGAAGAGGCTGCTGATGGACCTGGACATCTCCATGAGGACGGTGGACTGTTTCTACACCGTCACCTTCTACGGAGCCTTGTTCAGAGAG GGCGACGTGTGGATCTGCATGGAGCTGATGGACACGTCCCTCGACAAGTTCTACAAGCAGGTGATCGAGAAGGGCATGAACATCCCCGAGGACATCCTGGGAAAGATCGCCGTCTCT atAGTTAAAGCTCTGGAGCATCTGCACAGTAATCTGCAGGTCATACACAGAG acGTGAAGCCGTCCAACGTGCTGATCAACACTCAGGGTCAGGTGAAGATGTGCGACTTCGGCATCAGCGGCTACCTGGTCGACTCCGTGGCTAAAACCATGGACGCCGGCTGCAAACCCTACATGGCG ccgGAGAGGATCAACCCCGAGACCAACCAGAAGGGATACAACGTGAAGTCTGACATCTGGAGTTTAGGAATCACAATG atcgAGCTCGCCATCCTCCGCTTCCCGTACGACTCGTGGGGCACGCCCTTCCAGCAGCTGAAGCAGGTGGTGGAAGAACCTTCGCCCCAGCTTCCTGTCGACCAGTTCTCCCCAGAGTTTGTGGACTTCACCTCTCAGTG CTTAAAGAAAGTTTCCAAGGAGAGGCCGACGTACACAGAACTCATG CAACATCCCTTCTTCACCTCCCACGAGGCCAAAGAAACCGACGTGGCTTCCTTTGTCAAAGTCATCCTGGGGGACTGA
- the map2k6 gene encoding dual specificity mitogen-activated protein kinase kinase 6 isoform X2, with the protein MKIEARFLHLCCTTSRRSSRAMEGGSEKEGKVFCASPPPHQSRGEMSQPKGGKRKPVLKLSKEVFEQPTPAAVPPRDLDSKACVTIGEKNFEVKADDLEQICELGRGAYGVVDKMRHVPSGLIMAVKRIRATVNTQEQKRLLMDLDISMRTVDCFYTVTFYGALFREGDVWICMELMDTSLDKFYKQVIEKGMNIPEDILGKIAVSIVKALEHLHSNLQVIHRDVKPSNVLINTQGQVKMCDFGISGYLVDSVAKTMDAGCKPYMAPERINPETNQKGYNVKSDIWSLGITMIELAILRFPYDSWGTPFQQLKQVVEEPSPQLPVDQFSPEFVDFTSQCLKKVSKERPTYTELMQHPFFTSHEAKETDVASFVKVILGD; encoded by the exons ATGAAGATCGAGGCTCGATTTCTGCATCTTTGTTGCACAACGAGCCGCCGAAGCTCCAGagcgatggagggagggagcgagaaGGAAGGCAAAGTCTTTTGtgcctcccctccccctcatcAAAGCAGAGGGGAAATGTCTCAGCCGAAGGGAG gaAAGAGGAAGCCGGTGCTCAAGCTCTCCAAGGAGGTGTTTGAGCAGCCTACTCCTGCTGCAGT acctCCCAGAGATTTGGATTCCAAAGCTTGTGTAACTATCGGAGAGAAG AACTTCGAGGTGAAGGCGGATGACCTGGAGCAGATCTGCGAGCTCGGCCGAGGAGCGTACGGCGTGGTGGACAAGATGAGGCACGTGCCCAGTGGCCTGATCATGGCGGTCAAG AGGATTCGTGCCACAGTGAACACTCAGGAGCAGAAGAGGCTGCTGATGGACCTGGACATCTCCATGAGGACGGTGGACTGTTTCTACACCGTCACCTTCTACGGAGCCTTGTTCAGAGAG GGCGACGTGTGGATCTGCATGGAGCTGATGGACACGTCCCTCGACAAGTTCTACAAGCAGGTGATCGAGAAGGGCATGAACATCCCCGAGGACATCCTGGGAAAGATCGCCGTCTCT atAGTTAAAGCTCTGGAGCATCTGCACAGTAATCTGCAGGTCATACACAGAG acGTGAAGCCGTCCAACGTGCTGATCAACACTCAGGGTCAGGTGAAGATGTGCGACTTCGGCATCAGCGGCTACCTGGTCGACTCCGTGGCTAAAACCATGGACGCCGGCTGCAAACCCTACATGGCG ccgGAGAGGATCAACCCCGAGACCAACCAGAAGGGATACAACGTGAAGTCTGACATCTGGAGTTTAGGAATCACAATG atcgAGCTCGCCATCCTCCGCTTCCCGTACGACTCGTGGGGCACGCCCTTCCAGCAGCTGAAGCAGGTGGTGGAAGAACCTTCGCCCCAGCTTCCTGTCGACCAGTTCTCCCCAGAGTTTGTGGACTTCACCTCTCAGTG CTTAAAGAAAGTTTCCAAGGAGAGGCCGACGTACACAGAACTCATG CAACATCCCTTCTTCACCTCCCACGAGGCCAAAGAAACCGACGTGGCTTCCTTTGTCAAAGTCATCCTGGGGGACTGA
- the map2k6 gene encoding dual specificity mitogen-activated protein kinase kinase 6 isoform X4, which produces MRHVPSGLIMAVKRIRATVNTQEQKRLLMDLDISMRTVDCFYTVTFYGALFREGDVWICMELMDTSLDKFYKQVIEKGMNIPEDILGKIAVSIVKALEHLHSNLQVIHRDVKPSNVLINTQGQVKMCDFGISGYLVDSVAKTMDAGCKPYMAPERINPETNQKGYNVKSDIWSLGITMIELAILRFPYDSWGTPFQQLKQVVEEPSPQLPVDQFSPEFVDFTSQCLKKVSKERPTYTELMQHPFFTSHEAKETDVASFVKVILGD; this is translated from the exons ATGAGGCACGTGCCCAGTGGCCTGATCATGGCGGTCAAG AGGATTCGTGCCACAGTGAACACTCAGGAGCAGAAGAGGCTGCTGATGGACCTGGACATCTCCATGAGGACGGTGGACTGTTTCTACACCGTCACCTTCTACGGAGCCTTGTTCAGAGAG GGCGACGTGTGGATCTGCATGGAGCTGATGGACACGTCCCTCGACAAGTTCTACAAGCAGGTGATCGAGAAGGGCATGAACATCCCCGAGGACATCCTGGGAAAGATCGCCGTCTCT atAGTTAAAGCTCTGGAGCATCTGCACAGTAATCTGCAGGTCATACACAGAG acGTGAAGCCGTCCAACGTGCTGATCAACACTCAGGGTCAGGTGAAGATGTGCGACTTCGGCATCAGCGGCTACCTGGTCGACTCCGTGGCTAAAACCATGGACGCCGGCTGCAAACCCTACATGGCG ccgGAGAGGATCAACCCCGAGACCAACCAGAAGGGATACAACGTGAAGTCTGACATCTGGAGTTTAGGAATCACAATG atcgAGCTCGCCATCCTCCGCTTCCCGTACGACTCGTGGGGCACGCCCTTCCAGCAGCTGAAGCAGGTGGTGGAAGAACCTTCGCCCCAGCTTCCTGTCGACCAGTTCTCCCCAGAGTTTGTGGACTTCACCTCTCAGTG CTTAAAGAAAGTTTCCAAGGAGAGGCCGACGTACACAGAACTCATG CAACATCCCTTCTTCACCTCCCACGAGGCCAAAGAAACCGACGTGGCTTCCTTTGTCAAAGTCATCCTGGGGGACTGA
- the map2k6 gene encoding dual specificity mitogen-activated protein kinase kinase 6 isoform X3 yields MRKRKPVLKLSKEVFEQPTPAAVPPRDLDSKACVTIGEKNFEVKADDLEQICELGRGAYGVVDKMRHVPSGLIMAVKRIRATVNTQEQKRLLMDLDISMRTVDCFYTVTFYGALFREGDVWICMELMDTSLDKFYKQVIEKGMNIPEDILGKIAVSIVKALEHLHSNLQVIHRDVKPSNVLINTQGQVKMCDFGISGYLVDSVAKTMDAGCKPYMAPERINPETNQKGYNVKSDIWSLGITMIELAILRFPYDSWGTPFQQLKQVVEEPSPQLPVDQFSPEFVDFTSQCLKKVSKERPTYTELMQHPFFTSHEAKETDVASFVKVILGD; encoded by the exons ATGA gaAAGAGGAAGCCGGTGCTCAAGCTCTCCAAGGAGGTGTTTGAGCAGCCTACTCCTGCTGCAGT acctCCCAGAGATTTGGATTCCAAAGCTTGTGTAACTATCGGAGAGAAG AACTTCGAGGTGAAGGCGGATGACCTGGAGCAGATCTGCGAGCTCGGCCGAGGAGCGTACGGCGTGGTGGACAAGATGAGGCACGTGCCCAGTGGCCTGATCATGGCGGTCAAG AGGATTCGTGCCACAGTGAACACTCAGGAGCAGAAGAGGCTGCTGATGGACCTGGACATCTCCATGAGGACGGTGGACTGTTTCTACACCGTCACCTTCTACGGAGCCTTGTTCAGAGAG GGCGACGTGTGGATCTGCATGGAGCTGATGGACACGTCCCTCGACAAGTTCTACAAGCAGGTGATCGAGAAGGGCATGAACATCCCCGAGGACATCCTGGGAAAGATCGCCGTCTCT atAGTTAAAGCTCTGGAGCATCTGCACAGTAATCTGCAGGTCATACACAGAG acGTGAAGCCGTCCAACGTGCTGATCAACACTCAGGGTCAGGTGAAGATGTGCGACTTCGGCATCAGCGGCTACCTGGTCGACTCCGTGGCTAAAACCATGGACGCCGGCTGCAAACCCTACATGGCG ccgGAGAGGATCAACCCCGAGACCAACCAGAAGGGATACAACGTGAAGTCTGACATCTGGAGTTTAGGAATCACAATG atcgAGCTCGCCATCCTCCGCTTCCCGTACGACTCGTGGGGCACGCCCTTCCAGCAGCTGAAGCAGGTGGTGGAAGAACCTTCGCCCCAGCTTCCTGTCGACCAGTTCTCCCCAGAGTTTGTGGACTTCACCTCTCAGTG CTTAAAGAAAGTTTCCAAGGAGAGGCCGACGTACACAGAACTCATG CAACATCCCTTCTTCACCTCCCACGAGGCCAAAGAAACCGACGTGGCTTCCTTTGTCAAAGTCATCCTGGGGGACTGA
- the btbd17a gene encoding BTB/POZ domain-containing protein 17 — protein sequence MVKLLVQLFLSLCLQEAAAAAGMLKVDVAPDGGASGGDTISHSLTLVQRLEALLLQGNGSDVSLRVETPSGDEVKMIQAHSLVLSLQSPAFEEMLLSRNSSTLVLKENADCAAVFDKFIRYLYCGELSLRLDQATPLHKLASKYQVLSLQQGVTQYMTQNLARESPSGHVAGWYEYAVVAGDVTLRDSCLQYLAWNLSSVLQSGEWVTISSQLLMSLLQRSDLILQSEMELFAALEAWIIQNQPDGLTAENALRAVRYAMMPPKELFRLQTQSPVLARYQESVRDLLYMSYQFHSASPLHMAKYFDVNCSLFVPRNYLSSVWGSPWIINNPTRDDRSTSFQTQLGPSGHDTSKRVTWNALFSPRWLPLSMRPMYTDTGAMQPTRVEGGRPRIIITPATSSADFAGVNFQKTVLVMARQQGKVMVRHVYNFHQSTEENGDFLAEADLYRRTSEYLIDSSLFLHIVVKPLYQTLITTKN from the exons atggTGAAACTCCTGGTTCAGCTGTTCCTGagtctgtgtctgcaggaggctgctgctgctgcag GGATGCTGAAAGTAGACGTGGCCCCGGACGGAGGCGCCAGCGGCGGGGACACCATCAGCCACTCCCTGACCCTGGTGCAGCGTCTGGAGGCCCTGCTGCTCCAGGGGAACGGCAGCGACGTGTCCCTGCGGGTGGAGACGCCGAGCGGAGACGAGGTGAAGATGATCCAGGCTCACTCTCTGGTGCTCTCCCTGCAGAGCCCCGCGTTCGAGGAGATGCTGCTGAGCCGCAACAGCAGCACGCTGGTCCTGAAGGAGAACGCCGACTGTGCCGCGGTGTTCGACAAGTTCATCAG GTATCTGTATTGTGGAGAACTTTCCCTGCGTCTGGACCAGGCCACGCCGCTGCACAAGCTGGCCTCAAAATACCAGGTGCTGAGTCTCCAACAGGGCGTCACCCAGTACATGACCCAGAACCTGGCCCGGGAGTCCCCGTCAGGCCACGTGGCCGGCTGGTACGAGTACGCCGTGGTGGCCGGGGACGTGACCCTGCGGGACAGCTGCCTCCAGTATCTGGCCTGGAACCTGTCGTCGGTGCTGCAGAGCGGAGAGTGGGTGACCATCAGCAGCCAGCTGCTCATGTCGCTGCTGCAGCGCTCCGACCTCATCCTGCAGAGCGAGATGGAGCTCTTTGCCGCTCTGGAGGCCTGGATCATCCAGAACCAGCCGGACGGTTTGACGGCGGAGAACGCGTTGAGGGCCGTGCGTTACGCCATGATGCCTCCCAAAGAGCTGTTCCGCCTGCAGACCCAGTCCCCGGTCCTGGCCCGCTATCAGGAGTCAGTGCGTGACCTCCTCTACATGTCCTACCAGTTCCACTCGGCCTCGCCGCTGCACATGGCCAAATACTTCGACGTGAACTGCAGCCTCTTCGTGCCCAGGAACTACCTGTCTTCAGTGTGGGGGTCGCCCTGGATCATCAACAACCCGACGCGAGACGACCGCAGCACCAGCTTCCAGACCCAGCTGGGGCCCAGCGGCCACGACACCAGCAAGCGGGTGACGTGGAACGCCTTGTTCTCCCCTCGCTGGTTACCCCTCAGCATGAGGCCAATGTACACGGACACGGGCGCCATGCAGCCGACACGCGTGGAGGGAGGGCGCCCTCGCATCATCATCACCCCTGCCACGTCCAGCGCGGACTTCGCCGGGGTGAACTTCCAGAAGACGGTGCTGGTGATGGCTCGGCAGCAGGGGAAGGTGATGGTGAGACACGTCTACAACTTCCACCAGAGCACGGAGGAGAACGGGGATTTCTTGGCGGAGGCCGACCTTTACCGCCGGACGTCTGAGTACCTCATCGACAGCTCGCTCTTTCTCCACATTGTGGTGAAGCCACTTTACCAAACCCTCATAACCACAAAGAACTGa